One window of Triticum dicoccoides isolate Atlit2015 ecotype Zavitan chromosome 5A, WEW_v2.0, whole genome shotgun sequence genomic DNA carries:
- the LOC119303000 gene encoding dnaJ protein homolog 2-like, protein MFGRAPKKSDNTKYYEVLGVPKNAAQDDLKKAYRKAAIKNHPDKGGDPEKFKELAQAYEVLSDPEKREIYDQYGEDALKEGMGGGGGGGVDPFDIFSSFFGPSFGGGGGGSSRGRRQRRGEDVVHPLKASLEDLYNGTSKKLSLSRSVLCSKCKGKGSKSGASMRCPGCQGSGMKVTIRQLGPSMIQQMQQACNDCKGTGESINDKDRCPGCKGEKVLQEKKVLEVHVEKGMQHNQKITFPGEADEAPDTVTGDIVFVVQQKEHPKFKRKGDDLFYEHTISLTEALCGFQLVLTHLDNRQLLIKSNPGEIVKPDSFKAISDEGMPMYQRPFMKGKLYIHFTVEFPDSLAPDQCKALEAVLPPKPASKLTDMELDECEETTMHDVNMEEEMRRKAHAAAQEAYDEDDEMPGGGAQRVQCAQQ, encoded by the exons ATGTTCGGCCGCGCCCCCAAGAAGAGCGACAACACCAAGTACTACGAGGTGCTCGGGGTGCCCAAGAACGCCGCCCAGGACGACCTCAAGAAGGCCTACCGCAAGGCCGCCATCAAGAACCACCCCGACAAGGGCGGAGACCCCGAGAAG TTCAAGGAGCTGGCACAAGCCTATGAGGTTTTGAGTGACCCTGAGAAGCGTGAGATCTATGATCAGTATGGCGAAGATGCTCTCAAGGAGGGAAtgggtggaggaggaggtggtggagttgATCCATTTGACATCTTCTCATCATTTTTCGGGCCCTCTTTTGGAG gtggtggtggtggcagcagcaGGGGCAGAAGGCAAAGGAGGGGAGAGGATGTTGTCCATCCACTTAAAGCTTCTCTAGAAGATCTTTACAATGGTACTTCGAAGAAGCTCTCTCTTTCCCGCAGCGTCCTCTGCTCCAAGTGCAAGGG CAAGGGCTCCAAGTCTGGTGCTTCCATGAGGTGCCCAGGTTGCCAGGGTTCAGGCATGAAAGTGACTATTCGTCAGCTGGGGCCTTCCATGATACAGCAGATGCAGCAGGCCTGCAATGATTGCAAGGGCACCGGGGAGAGTATTAATGACAAGGATCGCTGCCCAGGCTGCAAGGGTGAGAAGGTTCTTCAGGAGAAGAAAGTTCTGGAGGTTCACGTTGAGAAGGGGATGCAACACAACCAGAAGATCACCTTCCCTGGTGAAGCTGATGAGGCG CCTGACACTGTTACTGGAGACATTGTATTTGTCGTCCAGCAGAAGGAACACCCGAAGTTCAAGCGAAAGGGCGATGATCTCTTCTATGAGCATACCATATCTCTCACTGAAGCTCTTTGTGGGTTCCAACTCGTCCTGACCCATCTGGACAACAGGCAGCTGCTCATTAAATCAAACCCTGGTGAAATTGTCAAGCCTG ATTCATTCAAGGCAATCAGCGACGAGGGAATGCCGATGTACCAGAGGCCGTTCATGAAGGGCAAGCTCTACATTCATTTCACAGTGGAATTCCCCGACTCGCTGGCACCGGATCAGTGCAAGGCTCTCGAGGCTGTGCTTCCACCAAAGCCTGCATCCAAGCTGACCGACATGGAGCTTGACGAATGCGAGGAGACGACGATGCATGATGTCAACATGGAGGAGGAGATGCGCAGGAAAGCCcatgctgctgctcaggaggcgtacGACGAGGACGACGAGATGCCTGGAGGCGGTGCCCAAAGAGTGCAGTGCGCACAACAGTAA